From one Thermomicrobiales bacterium genomic stretch:
- a CDS encoding LLM class flavin-dependent oxidoreductase translates to MARPLKIGFILPQIEGRREGTTPGWTDILAAAQVAEDIGFDSLWLVDHLLYQFGPDDPPRGIWECWTLLSALAATTTRAELGTLVTCTGFRNPALLAKMADTVDEISGGRVILGLGAGYYEHEYASFGYPYDHRVSRFEEALHIIAPLLRDGRATFRGQYSSAEDCELRPRGPRPKGLPIMIGTGGERMLRLTAEHADAWNGWLVRGQNHPDAIPPLRERIDAACRQIGRDPATLTRTATVMVDPRPSAVPSRTGPLAGTPEEIADAFRSFAREGISHIQIASRVTNAEGIEQFRPILAALDRD, encoded by the coding sequence ATGGCACGACCGTTGAAGATCGGGTTCATCCTGCCGCAGATAGAAGGCCGGCGCGAGGGGACGACCCCTGGTTGGACCGATATCCTCGCCGCGGCACAGGTCGCCGAGGATATCGGGTTCGATTCCCTCTGGCTCGTCGATCATCTGCTCTACCAGTTTGGACCGGACGATCCGCCTCGCGGTATCTGGGAGTGCTGGACGCTGCTTTCGGCGCTCGCGGCAACGACGACCCGCGCCGAGCTCGGCACGCTGGTCACCTGCACCGGCTTTCGCAACCCGGCACTACTCGCAAAGATGGCCGACACGGTCGATGAGATCAGCGGCGGGCGCGTCATCCTCGGGCTTGGCGCAGGATATTACGAGCACGAGTACGCATCGTTCGGTTATCCATACGACCATCGTGTCTCGCGGTTCGAGGAGGCGCTCCACATCATTGCGCCGCTGCTGCGTGACGGGCGGGCGACCTTTCGTGGCCAGTATTCCTCCGCCGAGGATTGTGAATTACGCCCGCGCGGTCCACGCCCGAAGGGGCTGCCGATCATGATCGGCACCGGCGGCGAGCGAATGCTACGGTTGACCGCCGAACATGCCGACGCATGGAACGGTTGGCTTGTCCGTGGGCAGAACCATCCGGATGCGATCCCGCCACTGCGTGAGCGGATCGACGCCGCCTGCCGTCAGATTGGCCGTGACCCGGCCACGCTGACCCGGACGGCGACCGTCATGGTTGATCCGCGCCCGTCGGCAGTGCCGTCAAGAACCGGCCCGCTGGCCGGCACGCCCGAGGAGATCGCCGACGCGTTCCGTAGTTTTGCTCGCGAAGGCATCTCACACATCCAGATCGCCTCCCGGGTCACCAACGCAGAAGGTATCGAGCAGTTTCGCCCGATCCTGGCGGCGCTCGATCGAGACTGA
- a CDS encoding response regulator transcription factor, producing the protein MSMQGWAERAPDDVAAAGANRILVVDDEPAITELISTALRFVGYDVRTASTGRAALLESSAWDPTLIVLDIMLPDLDGFEVARRLRDGGDRVPLIFLTARDEHESKMRGFTVGGDDYLTKPFSLEELVARIRAIIRRFDTRETPPARYHRYADLELDEDGHRVWRAGQLVRLSPTEFRLLRYLLINAGRVLSKDQILANVWQYDFYGDANVVETYISYLRKKVDDCEPKLIQTVRGFGYSLRLEPD; encoded by the coding sequence ATGAGCATGCAGGGATGGGCCGAGCGAGCGCCGGATGATGTGGCGGCGGCCGGCGCGAATCGCATTCTCGTCGTCGATGATGAGCCAGCCATCACCGAGCTGATCTCGACCGCATTGCGCTTCGTCGGTTACGATGTCCGGACGGCGTCGACGGGCCGCGCCGCGCTGCTGGAGTCCTCCGCCTGGGATCCGACGCTGATTGTTCTCGATATCATGTTGCCGGATCTTGACGGGTTCGAGGTTGCCCGGCGGCTTCGCGACGGCGGAGATCGGGTTCCGCTTATCTTCCTGACTGCCCGCGATGAGCATGAGAGCAAGATGCGCGGGTTCACCGTCGGTGGAGACGACTACCTGACGAAGCCCTTCAGCCTGGAGGAGCTCGTTGCCCGCATTCGGGCCATTATCCGGCGTTTCGATACCCGCGAGACGCCGCCAGCCCGGTACCACCGCTACGCCGATCTTGAGCTCGATGAAGACGGTCACCGCGTCTGGCGCGCCGGCCAGCTCGTGCGGCTCTCGCCGACCGAGTTTCGTCTGCTGCGCTACCTGCTGATCAACGCCGGCCGCGTGCTGTCGAAAGACCAGATTCTCGCCAACGTCTGGCAATATGACTTCTATGGCGACGCCAACGTCGTCGAGACCTACATCAGCTATCTCCGCAAGAAGGTCGACGACTGCGAGCCCAAGCTGATACAGACAGTTCGTGGTTTCGGCTATTCGCTTCGGCTTGAGCCGGATTGA
- a CDS encoding HAMP domain-containing sensor histidine kinase has product MSIKTRLLLAISALVLVGFLASGFLTVNRTRAGMIRRIDQSLVSSPVRPLRPRVGALDREGGRQATAMLLVDVNGTVLNSWPSGYPDHPDPLPDLGGMTPAQLTRRTGRIFTTRAVDDSSLRYRVLLRSAPGTGFLAVAAPMDDVDATTRSLLVGITVRSLVILALLLIVVWLVIRRGLQPIDDMIASAGQIAAGDLAHRIEHEDDATEVGQLGLALNRMLAQIESSFAAKEASEQQLRQFVADASHELKTPLTSILGYAELYRSGAATTPAGIERVMSRIESEGVRMGTLVDDLLLLARLDQGREPDRAELDLGLLAAEAVAAARAVEPDRSISFDREASVWVLGDADQLRQVIDNLLSNARQHIGPGLAVRVSVASTGDDVVLSVADDGPGMTSDAAARAFDRFYRADSSRARSSGGSGLGLSIVASIIAAHGGTVTLDTAPGKGATFRVSLARCAPPAGLDV; this is encoded by the coding sequence GTGTCGATCAAGACGCGGCTCCTCCTTGCGATCTCTGCTCTGGTGTTGGTTGGGTTCCTTGCCAGCGGCTTCCTGACGGTGAATCGCACGCGGGCCGGCATGATCCGACGAATCGACCAGTCGCTCGTCAGCAGTCCGGTTCGGCCGCTCCGCCCACGTGTGGGAGCGCTCGACCGCGAAGGGGGTCGCCAGGCGACCGCGATGCTGCTCGTCGATGTGAATGGGACAGTCCTCAACAGCTGGCCGAGTGGCTACCCGGACCACCCCGATCCGCTCCCCGATCTCGGCGGAATGACCCCGGCCCAACTTACGCGGCGGACCGGAAGGATCTTCACTACACGAGCGGTCGATGACTCGTCGTTGCGCTATCGCGTTCTGCTGCGAAGCGCCCCCGGCACGGGCTTCCTCGCGGTCGCCGCGCCAATGGATGATGTCGATGCAACGACGCGAAGCCTGCTCGTCGGGATCACAGTCCGCAGCCTGGTGATCCTCGCTCTGTTGCTCATTGTTGTCTGGCTCGTCATTCGACGCGGTTTGCAGCCGATCGACGACATGATTGCCAGCGCCGGCCAGATCGCGGCCGGCGATCTGGCGCATCGGATCGAGCATGAGGACGATGCGACCGAGGTAGGGCAGCTCGGACTGGCGCTGAATCGGATGCTCGCGCAGATCGAGTCGTCGTTTGCCGCGAAGGAGGCTTCCGAGCAGCAGCTCCGCCAGTTCGTCGCAGACGCCTCGCACGAGCTGAAAACGCCACTAACCTCGATCCTCGGGTATGCCGAACTGTATCGGAGCGGCGCCGCGACGACGCCAGCCGGAATCGAACGTGTGATGTCGCGGATCGAGTCCGAGGGTGTCCGGATGGGCACGCTGGTCGATGACCTGCTACTGCTGGCCCGACTGGATCAGGGTCGCGAGCCAGATCGGGCGGAGCTCGATCTCGGCCTCCTCGCAGCCGAAGCGGTCGCCGCCGCGCGGGCCGTCGAGCCGGATCGCTCGATCTCATTCGACCGGGAGGCGAGTGTCTGGGTCCTGGGCGATGCCGATCAACTGCGTCAGGTAATCGATAACTTGCTATCGAACGCGCGCCAACACATCGGCCCCGGACTTGCCGTCCGCGTCAGCGTCGCCAGCACGGGCGATGATGTTGTCCTGTCAGTAGCTGACGATGGGCCGGGGATGACGTCCGACGCGGCCGCTCGCGCCTTCGATCGCTTCTACCGCGCCGATAGTTCGCGGGCGCGATCGAGCGGCGGCAGCGGGCTGGGCCTGTCGATCGTCGCCTCGATCATCGCCGCCCATGGCGGGACTGTGACGCTGGATACCGCGCCCGGCAAGGGCGCGACATTCCGCGTGTCCCTTGCCCGCTGCGCGCCTCCGGCCGGCCTAGACGTGTAG
- a CDS encoding SH3 domain-containing C40 family peptidase produces the protein MTARRRLIATFAVALALGGGLPMALPAAADLWLSGGDSAVVSGTDGEGLNLRAAPGLDGEIILSIPDAAELDVVDGPMTLDDGTSWYDVLVEVDGDWLAGWVSADYVEPAGLAAHVYRYVASEGFAFADNTITPGDSSEAASDVPIAVSTDGRGVVIRSEPSSAAEQLAAVSDGALVDILSPNYIDDEGVAWSYVRYGGVTGYTLTSGYETGDWPTTPSSEAGQAIIDAAFTHLGIPYVWGGSDPDGFDCSGFTWWVLSEDLGYGVPREMEGQMSTGMPVSRADLEPGDVVYFQNTYQRGVSHVGFYLGDGLFVSATGQHDAVGVSSLYDPYWASRYLTARRVN, from the coding sequence ATGACAGCACGACGAAGATTGATAGCGACGTTCGCCGTAGCACTGGCGTTGGGCGGAGGGCTACCGATGGCGCTCCCCGCCGCCGCCGATCTCTGGCTATCCGGCGGTGATTCCGCTGTCGTCTCCGGAACCGATGGAGAGGGGCTCAACCTCCGGGCCGCGCCGGGTCTGGACGGCGAGATCATCCTGTCGATCCCCGACGCGGCCGAACTGGACGTTGTCGATGGGCCGATGACGCTCGATGACGGCACGTCGTGGTACGACGTGCTTGTCGAGGTCGATGGCGACTGGTTGGCGGGCTGGGTCTCCGCGGACTACGTCGAGCCGGCCGGCCTGGCTGCGCATGTCTATCGGTATGTCGCGAGCGAGGGTTTCGCCTTTGCAGACAACACCATTACTCCGGGCGATTCCTCTGAGGCAGCGAGTGATGTGCCAATTGCAGTCTCGACTGACGGCCGGGGAGTGGTCATACGGAGTGAGCCGTCATCGGCAGCCGAGCAGCTCGCTGCCGTGTCAGATGGCGCCCTTGTGGATATCCTCTCGCCGAATTACATCGATGACGAGGGCGTCGCCTGGTCGTATGTTCGATACGGAGGGGTTACCGGCTATACGCTGACCTCTGGATACGAGACGGGCGACTGGCCGACGACGCCGTCCAGCGAAGCTGGCCAGGCCATCATCGACGCAGCGTTCACGCACCTAGGCATCCCCTATGTCTGGGGTGGCTCCGACCCAGATGGCTTTGACTGCTCGGGTTTCACCTGGTGGGTGTTGAGCGAGGACCTGGGCTATGGCGTCCCGCGCGAAATGGAAGGACAGATGTCGACCGGCATGCCTGTCTCGCGCGCTGACCTGGAGCCGGGCGATGTTGTCTACTTTCAGAACACCTACCAGCGGGGCGTCTCCCACGTGGGCTTCTATCTGGGCGACGGCCTGTTTGTCAGCGCCACCGGGCAGCACGATGCCGTCGGCGTCAGTAGTCTGTACGACCCATACTGGGCATCGCGTTACCTGACAGCCCGTCGCGTCAACTGA
- a CDS encoding YceI family protein, whose product MKSIRARLAVVIVIAIVAGAAGVWYQFFRDNAPPPASLESAVSALAATATTVRGVATIAEPTTTAGAEATSGSGQGLAGVWSVVPDDRAFVGYRIGEELSRVGTTEAVGRTANVTGSLTIDDISLTAATLSVDMTTLTSDESRRDRALGDQALETRRFPTATFTLTEPIALPVTLAAGESTSVTAKGKLTLHGVEREVEIPLDVQLSGDTLVTAGTLDIALSDFEIEKPRAPAVISVKDHGTLELQLYFQRAR is encoded by the coding sequence ATGAAGTCGATTCGCGCCAGGCTCGCGGTTGTGATCGTGATCGCGATAGTCGCTGGCGCGGCCGGCGTCTGGTATCAATTCTTCCGGGACAATGCCCCGCCACCTGCCTCGTTGGAATCTGCCGTGTCCGCGCTCGCCGCCACAGCGACGACAGTCCGCGGCGTCGCGACGATCGCAGAGCCGACTACCACCGCAGGCGCGGAAGCGACGAGCGGATCGGGGCAGGGGCTGGCCGGCGTGTGGTCGGTTGTCCCGGACGACAGGGCATTTGTCGGCTATCGAATCGGCGAGGAGCTGTCCCGCGTTGGCACGACCGAGGCAGTTGGCCGGACCGCAAACGTCACCGGGTCGCTGACGATTGACGACATAAGCCTGACTGCTGCGACGCTCTCCGTCGACATGACGACGCTGACCAGCGACGAATCGCGTCGGGATCGCGCGTTGGGCGACCAGGCGCTGGAGACGCGGCGCTTTCCCACCGCGACGTTCACGCTGACAGAGCCAATTGCGCTCCCCGTGACTCTTGCCGCCGGCGAATCAACGTCGGTGACGGCGAAGGGCAAGCTGACGCTGCACGGCGTTGAGCGCGAGGTTGAGATCCCGCTCGACGTTCAGCTCAGCGGAGACACACTGGTCACAGCCGGAACACTCGACATCGCGCTGTCGGACTTTGAGATCGAGAAGCCTCGAGCGCCGGCCGTCATTTCGGTCAAGGATCATGGCACGCTCGAGCTCCAGCTGTACTTCCAGCGCGCCAGGTGA
- a CDS encoding Rieske (2Fe-2S) protein, whose protein sequence is MENMNRREFVRNAIIGGAGLVVAATGGLILLTRKSGNERYKGELTVPKADIPKSGADPASSDSGHFHLINNEDGALALYWACTHQGCKVPWQEGQGQFHCPCHNSTFDRHGVVTSGPAPRPLSTFPISVTANGDIVVNTVSATSRNDYEPDQSVKLGSA, encoded by the coding sequence ATGGAGAACATGAATCGACGCGAGTTCGTCCGCAATGCCATCATCGGCGGCGCGGGGCTCGTCGTGGCCGCGACCGGCGGGCTGATCCTGCTGACACGAAAGTCGGGCAACGAGCGATATAAGGGCGAGCTGACCGTCCCGAAGGCGGATATTCCGAAGAGTGGCGCTGACCCGGCGTCCAGCGACAGCGGTCACTTCCACCTGATCAACAATGAGGACGGCGCGCTCGCCCTCTACTGGGCGTGCACGCACCAGGGGTGCAAGGTGCCGTGGCAGGAAGGGCAGGGGCAATTCCACTGCCCATGCCACAACTCGACATTCGACCGACACGGCGTCGTCACCAGCGGCCCAGCGCCACGCCCACTCTCGACGTTCCCGATCTCGGTCACGGCGAATGGCGACATCGTTGTCAACACCGTGTCGGCGACCAGCCGGAACGACTACGAGCCGGACCAGTCGGTCAAGCTCGGGTCGGCCTGA
- a CDS encoding serine hydrolase domain-containing protein, translating into MTTNNATSRLQQTYDLIDSFIERGELDGAAVAVAWRGEPIGEHHAGNARPGVAATSTTVWPLASISKVYTAAAVVALVERGVLTLSMPVRMILPEVTGDGRETITLRHLLTHTSGLIYESPEMEQRLLTQTPLDELVDEALTYSLQFSPGSQHAYSDYNYAIAGRAAAVAAGRPFPELVRELVLDPAGLRDTWFPPSDEIFGRLAKVAGPLGEGTPGDMYNGDYGLGMAHPAFGVSATVSDLLRFGLLFAPGGKTRVLSEAGVRVMTTDQTGGNTPGSLLPDLPAQHTPWGAGFSVKGNTGMSGDLLSTASFGHGGATGCTLQIDPVDDIVIAYVSNKHARTGRPPFTRRQVSVVNTVMAALTRSPLR; encoded by the coding sequence GTGACCACGAACAACGCAACCAGCAGGCTCCAGCAAACATACGACCTGATAGACAGCTTCATCGAGCGAGGCGAGCTGGACGGCGCGGCAGTGGCTGTCGCCTGGCGCGGAGAGCCCATTGGCGAGCATCACGCCGGAAACGCCCGGCCGGGCGTCGCGGCCACGAGCACGACGGTCTGGCCGCTGGCATCGATCTCGAAGGTCTATACCGCAGCGGCAGTCGTCGCGCTCGTTGAGCGTGGCGTTCTGACATTGTCGATGCCGGTGCGAATGATCCTGCCGGAAGTCACCGGCGACGGCCGCGAGACGATCACACTCCGACACCTGCTGACCCACACATCGGGGTTGATCTACGAGTCGCCCGAGATGGAGCAGCGGCTGCTGACGCAGACCCCGCTCGACGAGCTGGTCGACGAGGCGCTCACCTACTCGCTCCAGTTTTCGCCCGGCAGCCAGCATGCCTATAGCGACTATAACTACGCAATTGCCGGGCGCGCCGCCGCTGTTGCGGCCGGCCGGCCATTTCCCGAGCTTGTCCGCGAGCTGGTACTGGACCCTGCCGGTCTTCGCGACACCTGGTTCCCGCCCAGCGACGAGATCTTCGGCCGGCTGGCGAAGGTGGCCGGCCCGTTGGGCGAGGGAACGCCTGGAGACATGTACAACGGCGACTACGGGCTCGGCATGGCGCATCCAGCTTTCGGCGTCAGCGCAACGGTCAGCGATCTGTTGCGCTTTGGCTTGCTCTTTGCCCCCGGCGGGAAGACGCGGGTGCTCTCCGAAGCGGGCGTCCGGGTGATGACGACCGACCAGACCGGCGGCAACACGCCCGGCTCACTGCTGCCAGACCTTCCCGCACAGCACACGCCCTGGGGCGCTGGCTTCTCGGTCAAGGGCAACACTGGCATGTCCGGAGATCTGCTCTCTACCGCCAGCTTCGGCCACGGCGGGGCCACCGGCTGCACCCTCCAGATCGACCCTGTCGATGACATTGTCATCGCCTACGTATCCAACAAGCACGCGCGCACCGGCCGCCCACCATTCACTCGACGACAGGTAAGCGTCGTCAACACGGTAATGGCGGCCCTGACAAGGAGTCCTCTTCGCTAA
- a CDS encoding AzlD domain-containing protein yields the protein MILTIGAATWLARAGGFYFARRSFPPIIDRFLSWVPVAAFAALAAPGLIDGPGATSSRLLGALATTVVVSRAGPYWAALLAGMGVFWLLSAIV from the coding sequence ATGATCCTTACCATCGGCGCAGCAACGTGGCTCGCCCGCGCTGGCGGGTTCTACTTCGCGCGCCGCAGCTTTCCGCCGATCATTGACCGGTTTCTGTCCTGGGTTCCGGTCGCGGCATTCGCGGCATTGGCCGCTCCGGGGCTGATCGATGGCCCCGGAGCAACCTCCAGCCGGCTTCTTGGAGCGCTGGCGACAACGGTTGTTGTCAGCCGTGCCGGCCCATACTGGGCGGCGCTCCTGGCCGGCATGGGCGTCTTCTGGCTGCTCTCCGCGATCGTCTAG
- a CDS encoding AzlC family ABC transporter permease, whose translation MTTDEHRASPRLAGEQSAGSVTRGFVAALPLWPGVIPFAVAFTIAARATGFSAVETQLLSLTVFAGAAQITVVSMAASGAAALSITFTAILLNLRHLLYGMVLRRMMVPDERPRPEISGSMLTDEGFGLTIRHAREGRGISGFMLGSGLSLYVVWNLSTLTGLMFGAMLPDPERIGLAFIFPLTFIALLRPLMRGRIAFVTAAAAALLMLALSSFVSSGIALPVAICAAALLGTILETRADR comes from the coding sequence GTGACGACGGACGAACACCGCGCGAGCCCGCGACTGGCGGGCGAGCAGAGCGCGGGCAGCGTGACACGCGGATTCGTCGCCGCGCTCCCGCTCTGGCCCGGGGTCATCCCGTTCGCCGTCGCCTTCACGATCGCCGCCCGGGCGACCGGATTCAGCGCGGTCGAGACGCAGCTCCTTTCCCTCACGGTCTTTGCGGGCGCGGCGCAGATCACGGTCGTCAGCATGGCCGCATCGGGTGCGGCTGCGTTGTCGATAACCTTCACTGCCATCCTGCTCAACCTGCGTCACCTTCTCTATGGCATGGTGCTCCGGCGGATGATGGTCCCCGACGAGCGTCCCCGGCCGGAGATCTCCGGCAGCATGCTCACCGACGAGGGCTTTGGCCTCACCATTCGTCACGCACGCGAGGGTCGTGGCATCTCCGGATTCATGCTCGGCAGTGGCCTGAGCCTGTACGTGGTGTGGAACCTCAGCACGCTCACCGGGCTCATGTTCGGCGCCATGCTCCCCGATCCCGAGCGAATCGGGCTTGCGTTCATCTTCCCGCTGACGTTCATCGCGTTGCTCCGGCCGCTCATGCGTGGGCGGATAGCGTTCGTGACCGCCGCCGCTGCGGCGTTGCTCATGCTGGCGCTGTCCAGCTTCGTGAGCAGCGGGATCGCGCTCCCGGTCGCAATCTGCGCGGCAGCGCTGCTCGGGACAATACTCGAAACCAGAGCCGACCGTTGA
- a CDS encoding CopD family protein: MIRIGTLDLPTLRRPRSSFVAALACVALIWLASAISPPPVAAHAALLRSDPEAGASLAEPPTSIVLWFSEPVELRYSTLTVLRQDGSVVPTGSLASVGTPDEPGLTAELRGNLARGSYTVVYSVLSAVDGHVSGGFFSFTIGDALMPSLEQETALASLASSSAVAPVALSSGVRWMNLLAQGVLAGMLFFLVVVLLPVAGRSDASGVPARHFRRLALIAVILLLVGHLASAVIQAMNASRSTSPRDVIDVLPSILGKTRFGGVWLARGVLLEAWAVVAWALLRGARLPAWHGRGRLLWSIGLLVSALVLLTTSLGSHAATRGSATSWPVLTDWLHLIVTSIWIGGLAGLLLALEIAPTSDARRGLIARFSRLALVAVLGIIATGIVSAWVEAYSWDGLVSTDYGAWLIVKLVLVAGALGFGGHHLLNVRPRLDVASPDGEIGVPARFRRTLRLELLLLTGVVLVTGVLTGTPPARDLLQRVDILGSTRLTGGASITLRVSPPDIGANQYSVIVAPSDPDTFGEVQRVYLRFTPLAVDPPAGAEELAGSQRIQLRQAGPGDVSTFIGSGSFITLDGDWDATVVIRRAGVAQDLEASFGITARDGKLLWTGIPEPVASRSNAAMALGGVWLAAAAILVVGAWRFRRQRLSLSYGLIGLAAVAIVLGSFLIALGSGLIAT; the protein is encoded by the coding sequence GTGATCCGCATCGGAACGCTCGATCTCCCGACTTTGAGACGGCCACGGTCATCATTCGTGGCGGCGCTGGCGTGCGTCGCGCTCATATGGCTGGCGTCGGCAATCAGCCCACCACCAGTGGCCGCCCATGCTGCGCTCTTGCGTAGCGATCCTGAGGCCGGCGCAAGCCTTGCCGAACCGCCCACCTCGATTGTTCTCTGGTTCAGCGAGCCTGTTGAGCTGCGCTACAGCACGCTGACAGTCCTGCGGCAGGATGGCTCTGTCGTCCCGACCGGTAGCCTGGCGTCGGTCGGCACGCCAGATGAGCCGGGGCTGACCGCGGAGCTGCGCGGCAACCTTGCGCGCGGAAGCTATACGGTCGTCTACTCCGTCCTCTCGGCAGTCGACGGACACGTCTCGGGCGGATTCTTCAGCTTCACCATCGGCGACGCGTTGATGCCTAGCCTCGAGCAAGAGACGGCGCTCGCCAGCCTGGCTTCGTCGAGCGCGGTGGCGCCAGTGGCGCTATCCAGCGGAGTCCGGTGGATGAACCTCCTGGCTCAGGGTGTGCTGGCCGGGATGCTCTTCTTCCTCGTCGTGGTCCTCCTGCCGGTGGCCGGCCGGTCAGACGCTTCCGGTGTCCCCGCGCGCCATTTCCGTCGGCTGGCGCTGATCGCGGTGATCCTGCTACTTGTTGGCCATCTGGCGTCGGCTGTTATCCAGGCGATGAACGCGTCACGCTCGACATCTCCGCGCGATGTCATCGATGTGCTGCCGTCGATCCTTGGGAAGACACGGTTCGGTGGCGTGTGGCTGGCGCGCGGAGTACTGCTGGAAGCGTGGGCGGTCGTTGCCTGGGCGCTGTTGCGCGGCGCGCGATTGCCCGCCTGGCATGGCAGAGGACGCCTGCTCTGGAGCATCGGTCTGTTGGTCTCGGCGCTCGTGCTGTTGACTACCTCGCTCGGTAGCCACGCGGCGACCCGTGGCAGCGCCACCAGCTGGCCGGTGCTGACCGATTGGCTGCATCTGATCGTCACCAGTATCTGGATCGGCGGGCTCGCGGGCTTGCTCCTTGCGCTCGAAATTGCGCCGACCAGCGATGCTCGGCGTGGCCTCATTGCGCGGTTTTCCAGACTGGCGCTGGTTGCGGTCCTCGGGATCATCGCGACCGGTATTGTCTCGGCCTGGGTCGAGGCATATAGCTGGGACGGGCTGGTGTCGACGGATTACGGCGCCTGGCTGATAGTCAAGCTCGTTCTGGTGGCTGGAGCCCTTGGCTTCGGGGGGCACCACTTGCTCAACGTCCGTCCGCGCCTCGACGTGGCTTCGCCTGACGGTGAGATCGGCGTCCCAGCACGATTCCGGCGCACTCTCCGGCTCGAGCTCCTTCTTCTGACCGGTGTCGTGCTGGTGACTGGCGTTCTGACTGGCACGCCCCCGGCGCGTGACTTGCTTCAGCGTGTTGACATCCTTGGCTCGACCCGACTGACTGGCGGAGCATCGATCACGCTCCGAGTCTCCCCGCCTGATATTGGCGCGAACCAGTACTCCGTCATCGTCGCGCCGAGCGATCCCGACACGTTTGGTGAGGTCCAGCGAGTGTATCTGCGTTTCACGCCGCTCGCGGTCGATCCGCCGGCCGGCGCTGAAGAGCTGGCCGGAAGCCAGCGTATCCAGCTTCGCCAGGCCGGCCCGGGTGACGTATCGACGTTCATCGGAAGCGGCTCCTTCATCACGCTCGATGGGGACTGGGATGCGACGGTCGTGATCCGACGAGCTGGCGTTGCCCAGGATCTCGAGGCGTCATTCGGGATCACGGCTCGTGATGGCAAGCTCCTCTGGACCGGCATCCCGGAGCCCGTCGCGAGCCGCAGCAACGCGGCGATGGCGCTCGGGGGAGTGTGGTTGGCGGCGGCGGCGATTCTGGTCGTTGGCGCCTGGCGGTTTCGACGCCAGCGGCTCTCGCTCAGTTACGGCTTGATCGGGCTTGCCGCCGTGGCAATTGTGCTTGGCTCCTTCTTGATTGCGCTCGGGAGTGGGCTGATCGCGACCTGA
- a CDS encoding GGDEF domain-containing protein, whose amino-acid sequence MRRLLAWVEGQSTERVLIACVVAVVLIGIADASTDPDYLLTIVYIIPISLSAWRAGWQRAWGITALAVVTLLIVDTLNPQDGALTPAVLWNQLSRLAVVVFIVILINGLREARQRAELMARTDILTGISNLFAFREVSARHLEHAQRNGQPLTLLFLDIDDFKIVNDFGGHSAGDEVLRRIARELSFAARQDDFVARVGGDEFVVLLPRTDAAQAADVINRITSRLATISRPDGSQLTCSLGMATHAPALATIDKIMQEADNAMYFMKAHRLPLEEQRVDPHGRSLRLLASAEDNPVDASAFGTDS is encoded by the coding sequence ATGCGGCGGCTGCTCGCCTGGGTGGAGGGTCAGTCGACGGAACGGGTGCTCATTGCCTGCGTGGTCGCCGTCGTCCTCATCGGTATCGCCGATGCCTCGACGGACCCCGATTATCTCCTCACGATCGTCTATATCATTCCCATCTCGCTGTCGGCCTGGCGAGCCGGGTGGCAACGAGCCTGGGGCATCACGGCTCTTGCGGTTGTGACATTGCTGATCGTGGATACCCTGAATCCTCAGGACGGCGCACTGACGCCAGCAGTGCTCTGGAATCAGCTTAGCCGGTTGGCGGTCGTTGTCTTCATCGTGATTCTGATCAACGGCCTGCGCGAGGCGCGGCAGCGCGCCGAGCTGATGGCGAGGACGGATATCCTGACCGGAATCTCGAATCTGTTTGCCTTTCGGGAGGTCAGCGCGCGCCACCTCGAGCACGCGCAACGCAATGGCCAGCCACTAACGCTGCTCTTCCTGGACATCGACGACTTCAAGATCGTTAACGACTTCGGCGGCCATTCAGCCGGCGACGAGGTGTTGCGCCGAATCGCGAGGGAGCTCAGCTTCGCCGCCCGGCAGGATGATTTCGTTGCCCGAGTTGGCGGCGATGAGTTCGTCGTGCTACTGCCGCGGACAGATGCTGCCCAGGCAGCCGACGTGATCAACCGGATCACCAGCCGGCTAGCCACGATCAGCCGCCCCGATGGATCGCAACTGACCTGCAGCCTGGGAATGGCCACGCATGCGCCGGCCCTGGCAACGATCGATAAGATCATGCAGGAGGCCGATAACGCGATGTACTTCATGAAGGCGCATCGACTCCCACTGGAGGAGCAGCGCGTCGATCCGCATGGCAGGTCGTTGCGACTGCTTGCCTCGGCGGAAGACAACCCAGTCGATGCGTCCGCATTCGGGACGGACTCCTGA